From the Paenibacillus tianjinensis genome, the window GGAACTGGAGCTGAAGCTGGGAGTTGGAGCTGGAGCTGAAGCTGGGAGTTGGAGTTGGAGTTGGAGCTGGAGCTGGTACTGTAACTGTAACTGTAACTGTAACTGTAACTGTAACTGGAGCCGTGGCTGATGAATGCGTGTACGGAATATCGGGGGACTTGAAGGACAAGCGTCGAGAGTATGTGGATCCCCGATTCTGCCGCCAGCAGCCAAATGGAGTAAATTAACGGGATAAATCCCCCTGATTCTGCCGCCAGCAGGAAGATTGAGTAAATCAAAGGTATAAATCCCTCTGATTCTGCCACAAGCGTGCAGACCGAGAAAATCAGAGGGATAAATCCCTCTGATTCACATCGGAGCTGGGCCCTTCCCGGGTGTAGGGGGAGGTTAAGTTATTTTCTGATCCGGATCGCTGGCTTTACAGCGACAATAGTGATTCCTTTACTTTCGGGGCTGGGGGGTTCGCCTGTACGCGGCGGCAGCGACGTTGGGGCCCGCAACAGCATGATGACCCAGACCAGGGCCAGGGCACCGAAGATCGGGTAAAATACTCCAAGCAGCGAGCTGAAGCCGAATTGGCTGAACAAATAGCAGATCAGCATGAGCAGCGGCGTTACCAGGGTTGGTGCAATAGGAAGACGCTGTTTCAGCTGCACACTGACTCCATAAATATCGGCAACAAAGGTGCTGAAGATTTCCAGAAAGATCAGCAGGAGATAGATCAGCTGCACAATAGGGCCGAGACGGAAGGCGATGCTGCCCATGGGAACCTCAAACTGCAGGATGCCCGGCATCTGCGAGCTCATAGCAAAATGTGCAGCCAGCAGCATAAACCCAATTCCCAGCCCGCCAAGAACGCCGCCGCGCACCAGGGCTTGTTCATCATCCGTATGCCGGGCCAGCGGAACAAGTACGGCTTGGGCCATTCCGAGGTTAAAGGCAGTATAGAGCAGCGGTGACATCCAAGCGCCAAAGATGCTGCTGTCCGTCTGCAGGAATAGAAAACGCTCCGCACCGGGCAGCCCGAAGGTATTAAAAATAATGATTAGCGACAGAGTAAGCATTAAAGGTACAACCAGACTGTTGATTTGTAAAATTCCGTTAATCCCGCGTTTCAGCAAAAAATAAGATCCAAGAATAGTAATCAGCAGTCCGGCTTGATAGGGGAGCCCTAGATGCTCCTGAAAAATGGCTCCAGCCCCTGCTAACATGATACTGTTCACCCCGATCAGGATAACCATCGTAAAGAGACTGATGCTGGCGCCTGCTTTTTCACCAAACAGATGCCGGTTGAAATCCTCATACGAATCCGCTTCAATCCGCCGGGCAATAATCATCATCTTGGTACCCAGCCAAATGAACAGCGCAGTCGATAACAGGATGGTCAGGAGTGCAAAGTGGCCGTACCGGGTGAAAAAACGGAGAATCTCCTGCCCGGTAGCAAAGCCGGCGCCTACGATGGTGCCGATGTAGGTGAAAGCAATTTGCAGCGTGCGGACATGCGATTTCATAGCTCCCCTCCTTTAGTCCTCTAATTATAAAATGGGCAGCGCCCGCAGGATTGCCTTGTGCAGTCCGTATAGTACAGGTTATGATGATGAGCAGAAGGACATGACTTCCGCCTAATGAAATGAGCAATCAGGAAAGTGGAACGTCTGGAATTATAAAGGTAATGGAGGTACACAGTCATGGAAGTTTTGAAACAGCGGATTTTGCAGGAAGGGGTTGTCCTTTCGGATCAGGTGCTGAAGCTGGATGCTCTGCTTAACCACCAGGTTGATCCTATCCTTACGATGGAAATGGGACGGGAGTTTGCCGGGAGATTTGCGGATGCCGGTGTTACACGTGTGGTTACCGTGGAGTCCTCGGGTATTGCCGTGGCGTTTGCCACCGCATTGGAAATGAAGGTGCCGCTGGTGTTCGCCCGCCGCAAAAAAACGCTGCTGGCCGATCCCGACGCGCTATGCGAGCGGGTTCCGTCGTTCACCAAAGGAATCGTGACCGATATTATGCTATCCCGCCAATATATCTCGCCAGATGATAAAGTTCTCTTTATCGATGATATTATCGCTAACGGTGATGCTGCACGCGGACTTATCAAGATTATTCAGCGTTCCGGGGCTGAACTGGTCGGGCTGGGTGTTGTCGTTGAGAAATGCTTCCAGGCAGGAGCACGTACAATTAGAGAGCAGGGCATCCGGCTTGAGTCTCTTGTCCGCATCACCTCGCTTGAAGACGGTAAGGTTGTCTTTGGCGAATAACCCATGACAATTAACAGAACCAAGGCCTATTTTTAAAACATCTTCTTTTCACCCTATAACTTTTCCTTTATAATAAGCATTAGACATAGGAGAGGAGGCGTCACAATGGGGAAAGAACCGGTGACAGAGCAATTTTTTATTGATAAACTAACCGAGGCCAAGGATCATTTCGAGCGTGCGCTGGATTGTAAACACACAGAGTTCGACGACCTGTATCCCTATATGATTGAACATCCTCAATTTTTCTGGTACAAACGTTATGTCGCATGGTCGGAACTTTTGACTATCACTAGTCTGTGTCAAGAACTGGATTTCAACTGGAAAGAGAATTTCACAGAAAATCAGGTTGAGTATCTGGAACAACGTGTGATGTCCGCTAAAGTTCTTGATTTCTGGTTTGAGAAGAATGAAGCGCTGATATAGGAATTTGGTTAAGCAGGCAAGACCCAAATGAGCTATCATTTGGGTCTTTTTTTGGATACAAGGGTGTTATCTATTTCAGAATGATACATGCTATAACCGAAGGGGGTTTACAAGCTTATGATTAGCGATGAACAGCTGGATGCCTACCGCATTTCCGGCGAGAAAATACGTGTCATTCGTGATGCTCTGGAGAGCAATGATGTCAAAGGCATCATTCTGGCTTGGGATGATTCTCAGGTGATGGTGCGCCGTCCCAATAAACGTGTAGTGAAGCTCGACCGCAACTACATATTCCAGCCCTTCTCGGAACCGAGACAGGCTTTTGAAGAATTATAGGATTACTCTCGAACAACAGATGCAGCCCCCATCCAATAGGACGGG encodes:
- a CDS encoding YkvI family membrane protein; translation: MKSHVRTLQIAFTYIGTIVGAGFATGQEILRFFTRYGHFALLTILLSTALFIWLGTKMMIIARRIEADSYEDFNRHLFGEKAGASISLFTMVILIGVNSIMLAGAGAIFQEHLGLPYQAGLLITILGSYFLLKRGINGILQINSLVVPLMLTLSLIIIFNTFGLPGAERFLFLQTDSSIFGAWMSPLLYTAFNLGMAQAVLVPLARHTDDEQALVRGGVLGGLGIGFMLLAAHFAMSSQMPGILQFEVPMGSIAFRLGPIVQLIYLLLIFLEIFSTFVADIYGVSVQLKQRLPIAPTLVTPLLMLICYLFSQFGFSSLLGVFYPIFGALALVWVIMLLRAPTSLPPRTGEPPSPESKGITIVAVKPAIRIRK
- a CDS encoding xanthine phosphoribosyltransferase, whose product is MEVLKQRILQEGVVLSDQVLKLDALLNHQVDPILTMEMGREFAGRFADAGVTRVVTVESSGIAVAFATALEMKVPLVFARRKKTLLADPDALCERVPSFTKGIVTDIMLSRQYISPDDKVLFIDDIIANGDAARGLIKIIQRSGAELVGLGVVVEKCFQAGARTIREQGIRLESLVRITSLEDGKVVFGE